From a single Drosophila sulfurigaster albostrigata strain 15112-1811.04 chromosome 3, ASM2355843v2, whole genome shotgun sequence genomic region:
- the LOC133845664 gene encoding mucin-19 isoform X9: MDLSLERDSSALGSLFQQIINDMKNTSPLWEDFVAKASKLHTCLRAAIQAIAAYLDAFQKIADAATNSRGASKEIGTALTRVCLRHKAVETRLKTFTSAIMDCLVQPLQDKIEDWKRTVATIDKDHAKEYKRCRSELKKRSSDTLRLQKKARKGQTDNSLQSLMDSHMQDVTLRRAELEEVEKKSLRAAMVEERLRYCSFVHMLQPVVHEECEVMSELGHLQEAMESIALVTKEPSVLPQASEELIHDAKASINLYPESPGGGSGSQGGGCSNSLGSRKSSVCSISSMNSSGSSNSPGHHHYQRSLSQVSNATNQTHAVSTWPPHSQDAVDALPPTADRPHTISTTYEKGHQRPPLTVYTFQNPETIHESNSSGSLIPATVPTGNGSASGQNTPATQKSPAASLSRPPLPVKPAHVRCSSLERPLSAQSNHRQNSGQNLLQRQCPSPIPAHITKELSAAHHAQQQQQQQQQQQQSQPQQPQTPPTYANLSELAAIKLTNQQQSQQQQQPQTQTQQQHQQQHQPLLQQQSSIDSICSQHSNDSSTSSLQQQLLQHQQSQQAHISNSSSSLNHQQQQQQQQQQSVHGSGLGTRSHSISSSVSTSTASSLHSHPSIDSAVAASLVGCVAGGGGHTNNTNTNTNTSTTTPSSGCSTPQNHYSPLLTNSPTSTAAGTPSGGSIASGLGLGFVYQVSSPTPPASANSTTDVLKITEPGQPTTAEASETTESDERSRASVLQKASMFEKQAAAAAAAPIPTTIAAAVAGGGGGVTTGAVGGVIGGVARRSEELRAVEQQEMDKSFEDSIQALNNLIGELDSFQREIDEGKGKQQQQQQHSSNINSNNISGNNSNSGSNNNNSSNSGASSNTSNDNNNCNTDLLLPSSNIDCCAISNQTNSSGCGTDISDTTSEELAGEEGSLAAARRHQQLGASDSELSRCYVSETSSLTGGILAGGYENPTFAHFAANRDDPYNGSGNGSDSRSLYASAADSISLAASDSVCMSQQPRHAYVDNCSDGGSAVVVIYDHTIPNTPDIEFVKQNSEIVLLRTKDPQQLQLHEMRELQQLPDNLAGSPESPDAASGGGVGGGGRLQPATATVAPAKQRLSSFRASSEQQLQLLGRASPQHRGTDKLRVSEEQRQQPQQPQPQQQQQQQQQLLSDSSSNVAGAVRRKLPPKPISLSIFNGPALDVASSNSSKPVIPRKFDFKADLDAKIRQQKQKVQQQLQQQQQQQQQQQLNSPQQDQQQQQSPQQHSPQSPQNANTATTTTATSTANCNVTNKPAVIASAIASASINQNHRMPNQTSLSSSATSNHAPYKTPTTTATFSSPTSNASASPSSLSASSPGAKLSLPSLSSSSSALSATALPPPHVPAKPTSTPTPTTTTTTPQLPPPTTNSYACSNLNANANANPQAKPCITPRPASLSGGAGGGGGGAAMGSSTRIARRSSINQAKPPPPVRRSSSVTPSPNNVGQPQHQQHSSSNHNSHAYQQQSLSLSNSSEHLPPPPAFMLEATTAYSTSPTPPAAMPSSALKVSETVRALAAMRHQPASPVALRRMHQQQQQQQQLQQQQQQSLLQPMHKPSPNDDAEYEAYYNSYMELHAYAQALPPQQQQQQHQQQQQQQQRFAQQHHTSHQTHHHNHHEQLPPTPPPYHGPPQVDAASFRTSSPSGSIYAQPKLVNNMSSFRTSSPSPNGHAHPLPPTQPKANPNLIAQLNARLNSKQQQQQHQQQQQQHVAEGIYGNAGGVGVGGGESIYMRGGNGLSMSQQQQQQQHYDAAAQATANMRQHQQQHQLQQQQQQHYTCPPPLEDPPPPPIYSATMPKKMARPSVGHSNSNNMGNHLVNAYAAASNSATLPKNILQQQRLQQQQQQQHQQQLQQQQLQQQQYQQPTGINVGNGHANQRPPMPLPQQQQHAQQQQQQQQRQPPIPSRHSSVQQKIFVSTNPFIQTTAVKFHSPSSVHSTPAASPTCGSPASSATMASIYGTTARGGAAHHQQQQQQQYHHQQQQHQQQQQQQQQHYYRDVAGGNSNGGVYYASHNNVHAHGHSNAHAHANANANVNANANAHTPHMPHVQAHHSNYATSTNIEKTGSIRAKTKAEFLENLNAKLAKQGMSGRAFAVRNLINSKALPDPRICHESLMDQIKRGATLKRNQKINDRSAPKIH; this comes from the exons CGCTGCCATTCAGGCAATTGCCGCCTATTTGGATGCCTTCCAAAAGATTGCCGATGCGGCCACCAATTCCAGAG GTGCATCCAAGGAGATTGGCACCGCCCTGACCCGTGTTTGTCTGCGCCACAAGGCGGTCGAGACCCGTTTGAAGACCTTCACCAGCGCAATTATGGATTGCCTGGTGCAGCCGCTGCAGGACAAGATCGAGGACTGGAAGCGCACAGTGGCCACCATCGATAAGGATCATGCCAAAGAGTATAAACGCTGTCGCAGTGAACTAAAGAAGCGCTCCAGCGACACGCTGCGTCTGCAGAAGAAGGCACGCAAGGGACAGACGGACAACAGCCTGCAGTCATTGATGGATTCGCACATGCAAGATGTGACTTTGCGACGCGCCGAACTCGAGGAGGTCGAGAAGAAGTCACTACGTGCGGCGATGGTCGAGGAACGATTGCGTTACTGCAGCTTTGTGCACATGCTGCAGCCCGTGGTGCATGAGGAATGCGAGGTGATGTCCGAACTCGGTCATCTGCAG GAGGCTATGGAATCCATTGCTTTGGTCACCAAGGAGCCCAGCGTTTTGCCACAGGCTTCGGAGGAACTGATTCACGATGCCAAGGCTAGCATTAATCTATATCCCGAATCGCCTGGCGGTGGCTCTGGCTCCCAAGGTGGCGGCTGTTCCAATTCCTTGGGCTCACGCAAGAGTTCCGTCTGCTCCATTAGCAGCATGAACAGCAGCGGCTCCAGCAACTCGCCGGGACATCATCACTATCAACGCTCGCTATCGCAG GTTTCGAATGCCACCAACCAGACGCACGCTGTATCCACTTGGCCGCCACATTCCCAGGATGCTGTGGACGCGCTGCCACCGACTGCTGATCGTCCGCATACGATTTCAACCACCTATGAGAAGGGTCATCAGCGTCCGCCATTGACTGTATACACGTTCCAGAATCCCGAGACCATACACGAGtccaacagcagcggcagcctcATACCCGCAACGGTGCCGACTGGCAACGGTTCCGCCTCGGGTCAGAATACGCCGGCAACACAGAAATCGCCGGCAGCATCGCTCAGTCGTCCTCCATTGCCAGTG AAGCCGGCACATGTG CGCTGCTCGTCGCTGGAGCGTCCGTTGTCGGCGCAGAGCAATCATCGCCAGAACAGTGGCCAGAATCTGCTGCAGCGTCAGTGCCCCTCACCGATTCCGGCTCATATCACGAAAG AGCTGTCAGCAGCACAtcatgcacaacaacaacagcagcaacagcaacaacagcagcaatcacagccacagcaaccacaaacCCCGCCAACCTATGCTAACCTATCTGAGCTGGCGGCAATCAAACTAACCAATCAGCAAcagtcacagcagcaacagcaaccacagacacagacacaacagcagcatcagcaacaacatcaaccattgttgcagcaacaaagcaGCATTGATTCGATTTGTTCGCAGCATTCGAATGACTCTTCGACAAGTTcgttgcagcaacagttgctgcagcatcagcaatcGCAGCAAGCgcacatcagcaacagcagcagcagcctcaatcatcagcagcaacagcaacaacagcagcagcaatcagtACATGGCAGTGGCCTTGGCACACGCTCCCATTCCATATCGTCGTCGGTGTCCACAAGCACAGCCTCATCGTTGCACTCGCATCCATCCATTGACTCGGCTGTGGCCGCCTCGCTTGTGGGCTGTGTTGCTGGTGGTGGCGGGCATACAAACAACACCAataccaacaccaacacaagCACCACAACGCCCTCGAGCGGCTGCTCAACGCCACAGAATCACTATTCACCACTGTTAACCAACTCACCCACGTCCACTGCTGCAGGTACTCCAAGCGGCGGCAGCATTGCCAGCGGTCTCGGTCTCGGCTTCGTCTATCAGGTCAGCTCACCCACGCCCCCCGCCTCCGCCAACTCCACCACCGATGTGCTAAAGATCACCGAGCCAGGACAACCGACGACAGCCGAAGCCAGCGAAACCACCGAGAGCGATGAGCGTTCTCGTGCCTCGGTGCTGCAGAAGGCATCCATGTTTGAGAAGCAggcagcagccgctgcagcagctccaATCCCCACAACTATAGCTGCAGCTGTAGCTGGCGGTGGAGGAGGAGTCACAACCGGAGCAGTTGGCGGAGTCATTGGTGGCGTTGCTCGACGCTCGGAGGAACTGCGCGCTGTGGAGCAACAGGAAATGG ACAAATCTTTCGAAGACTCGATTCAAGcacttaacaatttaattggcGAATTAGACTCTTTTCAACGTGAGATCGATGAGGGCAAgggcaagcagcagcagcaacaacagcacagcagcaacatcaacagcaacaacatcagtggcaacaatagcaacagcggcagcaacaacaataacagcagcaacagcggtgccagcagcaacaccagcaacgacaacaacaactgcaacactGATCTCCTGCTacccagcagcaacatcgactGCTGTGCCATCAGCAACCAGACGAACTCCAGTGGCTGTGGCACCGATATCTCCGACACCACGTCGGAGGAACTGGCCGGCGAGGAAGGCAGTCTGGCAGCAGCCAGGCGACATCAGCAACTGGGTGCCAGCGACTCGGAGCTGAGTCGTTGCTATGTGAGCGAGACGAGTTCGCTGACCGGCGGCATATTGGCTGGTGGCTATGAGAATCCCACGTTCGCGCACTTTGCCGCCAATCGTGATGATCCCTACAATGGCAGCGGCAATGGCAGCGACAGTCGATCGCTGTACGCCTCGGCGGCCGATAGCATTTCGTTGGCTGCATCCGACAGCGTGTGCATGAGCCAGCAGCCGCGACATGCGTATGTGGACAATTGCAGTGATGGCGGCAGTGCTGTCGTTGTGATCTATGACCATACTATACCCAATACGCCGGACATTGAGTTTGTCAAGCAGAACTCGGAGATTGTGCTGTTGCGCACCAAAGATCCgcagcaattgcagttgcacgAAATGCGCGagctgcaacagttgcccGACAATTTGGCTGGCTCACCCGAGTCGCCTGATGCCGCTTCTGGCGGGGGAGTTGGAGGCGGTGGCCGTTTACAGCCGGCCACAGCAACTGTGGCGCCGGCCAAGCAACGCCTCTCATCGTTTCGGGCATCCAGCgagcaacagctgcagttgctgggACGCGCTAGTCCACAACACAGAGGTACGGATAAGCTTAGAGTTAGTGaagagcaacggcaacagccacagcaaccgcagccacaacaacagcagcagcaacagcaacagttgctgagTGATAGCAGCAGTAATGTTGCTGGTGCCGTGCGGCGCAAGCTGCCGCCAAAGCCCATCAGCCTGAGCATATTTAATGGGCCAGCGCTAGATgtggccagcagcaacagcagtaagCCAGTGATACCTAGAAAGTTTGACTTTAAGGCCGATTTAGATGCCAAGATACGCCAGCAGAAACAGaaagtgcagcagcaattgcagcagcagcagcagcagcaacaacaacagcagctcaaCAGTCCGCAACaagatcagcagcagcaacaatcaccACAACAACACTCACCACAGTCGCCCCAAAACgccaacacagcaacaacaacaacagcaacatcaacagcaaactGTAATGTCACTAATAAACCTGCCGTTATTGCAAGCGCAATTGCATCCGCATCCATAAACCAAAATCATAGAATGCCAAATCaaacatcattatcatcatcagcaacatcaaatCATGCGCCATACAAAAcgcccacaacaacagcaacattctCATCACCAACATCAAATGCATCtgcatcaccatcatcattatcagcaAGTTCTCCTGGGGCCAAATTGTCATTgccatcattatcatcatcatcatctgcatTATCAGCAACTGCGCTGCCTCCGCCCCATGTGCCCGCTAAGCCAACGTCCACGCccacgccaacaacaacaacaactacaccaCAACTTCCACCACCCACAACCAATTCATATGCGTGCTCCAATctcaatgccaatgccaatgccaatccCCAAGCCAAACCGTGCATAACGCCAAGGCCGGCATCGCTGTCGG GAGGAGcaggaggcggaggaggaggagcagcaaTGGGCAGCTCAACACGCATCGCACGTCGTTCATCCATTAATCAGGCCAAACCGCCGCCACCGGTGAGACGCAGTTCATCGGTGACTCCAAGCCCCAACAATGTCGGG cagccgcagcatcagcagcacagcagcagcaaccacaactcTCACGCATATCAGCAACAGTCGCTATCGCTGAGCAACTCTAGCGAGCatttgccgccgccgccggcTTTTATGCtggaggcaacaacagcatatTCCACATCGCCCACGCCGCCAGCAGCGATGCCCAGCTCAGCGCTCAAGGTGTCGGAGACAGTGCGTGCTCTGGCCGCCATGCGGCATCAGCCTGCCTCGCCTGTTGCTCTGCGTCGCatgcatcagcagcagcagcaacaacaacaattgcaacaacagcagcaacagtcttTATTGCAG CCCATGCACAAGCCCTCCCCCAACGACGATGCTGAATATGAAGCTTATTATAATTCCTATATGGAGCTGCATGCATATGCTCAAGCCCTGCCacctcaacagcagcagcagcaacatcagcaacaacagcaacaacaacaacgcttTGCTCAGCAACATCATACGTCACATCAAAcacatcatcataatcatcatgaGCAGCTGCCGCCAACACCGCCTCCATACCATGGGCCACCACAGGTAGATGCCGCC TCGTTCCGCACTTCATCGCCTAGTGGCAGCATCTATGCGCAACCCAAACTGGTGAACAACATGTCCAGCTTTCGCACCAGCAGCCCCAGCCCCAATGGCCATGCCCATCCACTGCCACCGACACAGCCCAAGGCGAATCCGAATCTAATTGCACAGCTCAATGCACGGCtcaacagcaagcagcaacagcaacagcaccaacaacaacaacagcaacatgttgccgaGGGCATTTATGGCAACGCTGGTGGAGTAGGAGTAGGAGGAGGTGAATCCATTTACATGCGTGGCGGCAATGGTTTGTCCatgtcacagcagcagcaacagcagcaacactacGACG CAGCTgcgcaagcaacagcaaacatgcgacaacaccaacagcagcaccagctgcaacagcaacaacagcaacattatACATGTCCACCACCGCTTGAAGAtccgccaccgccgcccaTTTATTCAGCAACCATGCCCAAGAAAATGGCACGCCCCAGTGTTggtcacagcaacagcaacaacatgggCAACCATTTGGTCAACGCATATGCTGCTGCCTCCAACAGTGCCACGTTGCCCAAAAACatattgcagcagcaacgcttgcagcaacaacaacagcagcagcaccagcagcaattgcaacagcagcaactacaacagcagcaatatcaACAGCCAACAGGCATCAACGTTGGCAATGGGCATGCTAATCAGCGACCTCCGATGCcgctgccacagcagcagcaacatgcccagcagcagcagcagcaacaacagcgacagccacCCATACCATCGCGTCATTCCAGTGTGCAGCAAAAGATATTCGTATCAACGAATCCATTCATTCAAACCACAGCCGTCAAGTTTCATTCGCCATCGTCGGTGCACTCGACGCCAGCTGCCTCGCCCACCTGTGGCTCGCCCGCATCATCGGCAACCATGGCCAGCATTTATGGCACCACGGCTCGTGGCGGTGCTGCacaccatcagcagcaacagcagcagcaataccatcatcagcaacagcaacatcaacagcagcagcagcagcagcaacaacattattaTCGCGATGTTGCtggcggcaacagcaatggcgGCGTTTATTATGCCAGCCACAATAACGTCCATGCCCACGGACACTCGAACGCCCACGCACACGCCAATGCCAACGCAAATGTGAacgcgaatgcgaatgcgcaTACGCCCCATATGCCCCATGTCCAGGCACATCATTCAA ACTATGCCACAAGCACCAATATCGAAAAGACTGGCAGCATACGTGCCAAGACCAAGGCTGAATTTCTCGAGAATCTCAATGCGAAGTTGGCCAAGCAGGGCATGTCTGGACGTGCATTTGCAGTGCGAAATCTGATCAATAGCAAGGCCCTG CCGGATCCACGTATATGTCATGAGTCGTTGATGGATCAGATAAAACGAGGCGCGACCCTGAAGAGGAATCAGAAGATCAACGATCGCAGTGCGCCcaaaatacattaa